The Streptomyces phaeolivaceus genome has a window encoding:
- a CDS encoding alpha-L-fucosidase has protein sequence MTTAAGTGRALAEVRPSGRQLTWQAMEFYGFVHFGMNTMTGREWGEGHDDPALFDPAGLDADQWVRALKSAGMTGVILTCKHHDGFCLWPSDVTSYSVASSPWRDGRGDVVAEVADAARRHGLRFGVYLSPWDRTEASYGSGTAYDDFYVAQLTELLTRYGPVFSVWLDGANGEGPNGKRQYYDWERYYAVVRESQPDAVISVCGPDVRWCGNEAGETRPDEWSVVPRALQDAERTADRSQQADDGAFARLVRSDDRDLGSRAALVGHEDDLVWYPAEVNTSIRPGWFHHPAEDTQVRSVDELFTIYLRSVGGNSCFLLNVPPAADGLVQDADVAVLGQLGRRIRDFRARRIEATATVSSGPEVDPAALPTVTLTFTRPYRIEAVVLGEDITRGQRIEHVVVRGHRDGRWTTLAEADSVGHQRILTFPPTEADTVRIEVTRSRDTPLLARTDAIEAAS, from the coding sequence ATGACCACGGCCGCCGGCACCGGACGGGCCCTGGCGGAGGTCCGGCCGAGCGGACGCCAACTCACCTGGCAGGCCATGGAGTTCTACGGGTTCGTCCACTTCGGCATGAACACGATGACGGGCCGGGAGTGGGGCGAGGGCCACGACGACCCGGCGCTGTTCGACCCGGCCGGGCTCGACGCCGACCAGTGGGTGCGGGCCCTCAAGAGCGCGGGGATGACCGGGGTCATCCTCACCTGCAAGCACCACGACGGCTTCTGCCTCTGGCCGAGCGACGTCACGTCCTATTCGGTCGCCTCCTCGCCCTGGCGGGACGGCCGGGGCGATGTGGTCGCGGAGGTCGCCGACGCGGCACGCCGGCACGGTCTGCGGTTCGGCGTGTACCTCTCCCCCTGGGACCGCACGGAGGCGTCGTACGGTTCGGGGACCGCGTACGACGACTTCTACGTCGCCCAGCTCACCGAACTGCTCACCCGGTACGGGCCGGTGTTCTCCGTGTGGCTCGACGGCGCCAACGGCGAGGGCCCGAACGGCAAGCGGCAGTACTACGACTGGGAGCGGTACTACGCGGTGGTCCGCGAGTCGCAGCCGGACGCGGTGATCAGTGTGTGCGGGCCGGATGTCCGCTGGTGCGGCAACGAGGCCGGGGAGACCCGCCCCGACGAGTGGAGTGTCGTACCGCGTGCCCTCCAGGACGCCGAGCGCACCGCCGACCGTTCGCAGCAGGCCGACGACGGCGCCTTCGCCCGTCTGGTCCGCAGCGACGACCGGGACCTCGGCAGCCGCGCCGCTCTCGTGGGGCACGAGGACGATCTCGTCTGGTATCCGGCCGAGGTCAACACCTCGATCCGGCCCGGCTGGTTCCACCATCCGGCGGAGGACACCCAAGTCCGTTCCGTGGACGAGCTGTTCACCATCTATCTGCGTTCCGTCGGCGGCAACTCCTGCTTCCTGCTCAACGTCCCACCGGCCGCCGACGGACTCGTGCAGGACGCCGACGTGGCGGTGCTCGGCCAACTCGGGCGGCGCATCCGGGACTTCAGGGCGCGCCGGATCGAGGCCACGGCAACGGTCTCGTCGGGCCCCGAGGTCGACCCGGCCGCCCTGCCCACCGTGACCCTCACCTTCACCCGGCCGTATCGGATCGAGGCGGTCGTCCTGGGCGAGGACATCACGCGAGGGCAGCGCATCGAGCATGTCGTCGTCCGGGGCCACCGGGACGGTCGGTGGACGACGCTCGCCGAGGCGGACTCGGTGGGCCACCAGCGCATCCTGACGTTCCCGCCGACCGAGGCCGACACCGTACGGATCGAGGTGACCCGGTCCCGGGACACCCCGCTCCTCGCCCGGACGGACGCGATCGAGGCGGCCTCGTGA
- a CDS encoding DUF6903 family protein: MKASTRTALLVATRTLLAAACVTLVVTARTTAGWDSLLVMLAALAGLLALLASYNRRFR; this comes from the coding sequence ATGAAGGCATCGACGCGTACGGCGCTTCTGGTCGCCACCCGTACGCTCCTCGCGGCGGCCTGTGTCACGCTCGTCGTCACCGCGCGCACCACGGCCGGCTGGGACAGCCTGCTGGTCATGCTCGCCGCGCTGGCCGGGCTGCTGGCCCTGCTCGCCTCGTACAACCGGCGGTTTCGATGA
- a CDS encoding carbohydrate ABC transporter permease encodes MTTPTSSRPRLGRPLTHLLVIALALAIAVPVGWVLLASLKRKGEFFGSPWTLPQSLHFQNYVDAFVTAHMGQYFLTSVFVTALGLVFVLAVSVPAAYVIARYEFRGRRLVELALLAGLFVNVNYIVVPIFLMLVDWDRALVDVFPGGFFIDNPTVLALVYAATSIPFTIYLLTAYFRSIPVEYEEAAALDGASRFRIMTSVMLPMARPAVTTVILFNFLAYWNDFIIALTLLPGDGKTLQVGLLNLFTAQKAAADYGRLYAGMVIVIVPVLLLYAVIQRRLIEGMASGGVKG; translated from the coding sequence ATGACCACACCCACGTCGTCCCGCCCCCGCCTCGGCCGCCCGCTCACCCACCTCCTCGTCATCGCCCTCGCGCTCGCGATCGCCGTGCCGGTCGGCTGGGTGCTGCTGGCCTCGCTCAAGCGGAAGGGCGAGTTCTTCGGCAGCCCCTGGACGCTGCCGCAGAGCCTCCACTTCCAGAACTACGTCGACGCGTTCGTCACCGCGCACATGGGCCAGTACTTCCTGACCTCGGTGTTCGTCACGGCACTTGGCCTGGTGTTCGTCCTCGCGGTCTCGGTACCGGCCGCGTACGTCATCGCCCGCTACGAGTTCCGGGGCCGCCGTCTCGTCGAACTCGCGCTCCTGGCGGGCCTGTTCGTCAACGTCAACTACATCGTCGTACCGATCTTCCTGATGCTCGTCGACTGGGACCGCGCCCTCGTCGACGTCTTCCCAGGGGGCTTCTTCATCGACAACCCCACCGTCCTGGCCCTCGTCTACGCGGCCACGTCGATCCCGTTCACGATCTATCTGCTCACCGCGTACTTCCGGTCGATCCCGGTCGAGTACGAGGAGGCCGCCGCGCTCGACGGGGCGTCCCGTTTCCGGATCATGACCAGCGTGATGCTCCCGATGGCGCGTCCGGCGGTCACCACCGTGATCCTCTTCAACTTCCTCGCCTACTGGAACGACTTCATCATCGCCCTCACCCTCCTCCCCGGCGATGGCAAGACCTTGCAGGTCGGCCTGTTGAACCTGTTCACCGCGCAGAAGGCGGCGGCCGACTACGGGCGCCTCTACGCCGGCATGGTCATCGTCATCGTCCCCGTGCTCCTCCTCTACGCCGTCATCCAGCGCCGGCTCATCGAGGGCATGGCGTCCGGCGGCGTGAAGGGCTGA
- a CDS encoding carbohydrate ABC transporter permease → MTTSATPPPAQRNGVSKAEPAPPAGRSRRGGGRSPVRRRADTRFVLLCLLPALVLFAVFMIVPTLNVFRMSFYTWSGFSPDMRFVGLDNFRALLDDRQFVRAFQNTVALLVVVTVVTTVMGLFLAALMTRQRLRGRNLYRFVLYVPNVLSVVVIAAIFSAVYDQENGLLNGALRLLSLDGLQQVWLGNQKIVLYSVAVAMVWQSLGYYMVLYMSSMASVPEELYEASALDGASPTRQFFALTLPLIWENLRTTLTFFIMSAVNLSFVLVRAMTGGGPDGSSEVLLSYMYKQAYTNSSYGYGMAIGVVIFAFSFLVSLLVSRATRREPLRY, encoded by the coding sequence GTGACGACCTCCGCCACCCCACCCCCCGCGCAGAGGAACGGCGTGTCGAAGGCCGAACCGGCGCCGCCCGCCGGGCGTTCCCGGCGCGGCGGCGGGCGCTCCCCCGTCCGCCGCCGCGCCGACACCCGCTTCGTGCTGCTCTGTCTGCTGCCCGCGCTGGTCCTGTTCGCGGTGTTCATGATCGTGCCGACGCTGAACGTGTTCCGGATGTCGTTCTACACCTGGAGCGGTTTCTCCCCGGACATGCGGTTCGTGGGGCTGGACAACTTCCGCGCCCTCCTGGACGACCGGCAGTTCGTGCGCGCGTTCCAGAACACGGTGGCGCTGCTGGTCGTGGTGACGGTCGTGACGACGGTCATGGGCCTGTTCCTCGCCGCGCTCATGACCCGGCAGCGGCTGCGCGGACGCAACCTCTACCGGTTCGTGCTCTACGTCCCGAACGTGCTCTCGGTGGTGGTGATCGCGGCGATCTTCTCCGCCGTCTACGACCAGGAGAACGGCCTCCTCAACGGCGCCCTCCGGCTGCTGTCGTTGGACGGGCTGCAACAGGTCTGGCTCGGGAACCAGAAGATCGTGCTGTATTCCGTGGCCGTCGCGATGGTCTGGCAGTCGCTCGGCTACTACATGGTCCTCTACATGTCGAGCATGGCGAGCGTCCCGGAGGAGCTGTACGAGGCGAGCGCGCTCGACGGCGCCTCCCCCACCCGGCAGTTCTTCGCGCTCACCCTGCCGTTGATCTGGGAGAACCTCCGCACCACGCTGACCTTCTTCATCATGAGCGCCGTCAACCTCAGCTTCGTCCTCGTCCGCGCGATGACCGGCGGCGGCCCGGACGGCTCCTCCGAGGTCCTGCTGAGCTACATGTACAAGCAGGCGTACACGAACTCGTCGTACGGCTACGGCATGGCAATCGGTGTCGTCATCTTCGCGTTCTCGTTCCTCGTGTCGCTGCTGGTGAGCCGGGCGACGCGGCGCGAGCCCCTCCGGTACTGA
- a CDS encoding carbohydrate ABC transporter substrate-binding protein: MRRSLVLTGAAVTVLGLLAGCSAGGSGSDSGKTVLKVAALEGGYGRDMYTQVIKAYEASHPDIDVQLQISKSIEDEITPNMKAGRYPDVVVLGQGRKAALTETLVKDKALEDLTPVLKEKVPGEDTTVGDKLTEGIVGNLNTDPYGTDKTYLMPMYYAPTGLFYNQGLFKEKGWKVPATWDEMFALGDTAKKQGIPLFTYPTAGYLDSYFFALLADVGGESFYTDVMTYKKDVWKSANARKALDITTKLLGYAAPATVGYANEQDFTKNQQLVLDDKALFMPNGTWIVGEMADAPRSDGFAWGLTPLPAVTAGGKRYITTSVESVWVPSAAQQKDAAKEFIAYLYSDEAAKIFAKSDAIQPVEGIASSLSAENAEFYKVYEDPSVAALVGGFASTAPVEGVDIKATLFDTANSVISGDTTEDEWQSALNEASEKLRQAGG, from the coding sequence ATGAGGAGATCGCTCGTCCTCACGGGCGCCGCGGTCACAGTGCTCGGACTGCTCGCCGGCTGCTCGGCCGGCGGGAGCGGCTCGGACTCCGGCAAGACGGTTCTCAAGGTCGCCGCCCTCGAAGGCGGTTACGGCCGGGACATGTACACGCAGGTCATCAAGGCGTACGAGGCCTCGCATCCCGACATCGATGTCCAGTTGCAGATCTCGAAGAGCATCGAGGACGAGATCACCCCGAACATGAAGGCGGGCCGCTACCCGGACGTCGTGGTGCTCGGCCAGGGCCGCAAGGCCGCCCTCACCGAGACGCTCGTCAAGGACAAGGCCCTGGAGGACCTCACCCCGGTGCTGAAGGAGAAGGTCCCGGGTGAGGACACGACCGTCGGGGACAAGCTCACCGAGGGCATCGTCGGCAACCTCAACACCGACCCGTACGGCACGGACAAGACGTATCTGATGCCGATGTACTACGCGCCGACCGGACTCTTCTACAACCAGGGCCTGTTCAAGGAGAAGGGCTGGAAGGTCCCGGCCACCTGGGACGAGATGTTCGCGCTCGGCGACACAGCGAAGAAGCAGGGCATACCCCTGTTCACCTATCCGACCGCCGGGTATCTCGACTCGTACTTCTTCGCGCTCCTCGCCGATGTCGGCGGGGAGTCGTTCTACACCGATGTGATGACGTACAAGAAGGACGTCTGGAAGTCGGCGAACGCCCGGAAGGCGCTCGACATCACGACGAAGCTGCTCGGTTACGCCGCGCCGGCCACCGTCGGCTACGCCAACGAGCAGGACTTCACCAAGAACCAGCAGCTGGTGCTCGACGACAAGGCGCTGTTCATGCCGAACGGCACCTGGATCGTCGGCGAGATGGCGGACGCCCCGCGCTCCGACGGCTTCGCGTGGGGGCTCACCCCGCTGCCGGCGGTCACGGCGGGCGGCAAGCGGTACATCACCACGTCGGTCGAGTCGGTGTGGGTGCCCAGCGCTGCCCAACAGAAGGACGCGGCCAAGGAGTTCATCGCCTATCTGTACTCCGACGAGGCCGCGAAGATCTTCGCCAAGTCGGACGCGATCCAGCCGGTCGAGGGCATCGCGAGCAGTCTGTCGGCCGAGAACGCCGAGTTCTACAAGGTGTACGAGGACCCGTCGGTCGCCGCGCTGGTCGGCGGCTTCGCGAGCACCGCGCCCGTGGAGGGCGTCGACATCAAGGCCACCCTCTTCGATACCGCCAACAGCGTCATCAGCGGCGACACCACCGAGGACGAGTGGCAGTCCGCGCTGAACGAGGCGAGCGAGAAGCTGCGGCAGGCGGGCGGTTGA